The following are encoded in a window of Ciona intestinalis unplaced genomic scaffold, KH HT001246.1, whole genome shotgun sequence genomic DNA:
- the LOC100180791 gene encoding GLIPR1-like protein 1 produces the protein MYFSGLALVLLLSAEAYSITQVLFALDKLRIVSSLNRAREGPINASNMHKLAWDDALEKRAIKLVDNCFYSHSDINGLGSAFLTNFPNNAGGGSVVAKMLIQSFTMNEYKYVYENNTCSGNVSKCNTYKQLLKGESTKVGCGIALCKSNSKRSALCLLSPNQNKTIRPFTSGPKCSMCTGNYSGCENRFCVIPTPQIMMNSTSTSNSTTTQRMRTRPMTPNSTQMMMTPHKYRNSTPPTMITRPRNSSMAYTQTSVLYSTTSSVAIPSLYLPLALAPLLLLPVINACF, from the coding sequence atgtattttagtGGATTGGCTTTAGTACTTCTACTGTCCGCTGAGGCGTATTCTATAACTCAAGTGTTATTCGCACTGGACAAATTACGGATTGTTAGTTCGTTAAACAGAGCTAGAGAAGGGCCAATAAATGCTAGTAATATGCACAAACTGGCATGGGACGACGCTCTGGAGAAACGGGCCATTAAATTGGTTGATAATTGCTTTTATTCGCACTCTGATATAAATGGTCTTGGAAGCGCTTTTCTTACCAATTTCCCTAACAACGCCGGAGGGGGATCTGTAGTGGCAAAAATGCTGATACAAAGTTTCACCATGAATGAGTACAAGTACGTGTACGAAAATAATACGTGTTCTGGTAATGTTTCTAAATGCAATACCTACAAGCAATTGTTAAAAGGAGAGTCTACAAAAGTTGGGTGCGGAATTGCTCTGTGTAAGTCTAATTCAAAACGAAGCGCTCTATGTCTCTTGTCGCCGAACCAGAATAAAACAATTCGACCATTTACTTCTGGTCCTAAATGCTCTATGTGTACCGGAAACTATTCTGGCTGCGAAAATCGTTTCTGTGTTATTCCAACACCCCAAATTATGATGAATTCTACAAGTACCTCTAACTCTACAACTACACAACGTATGAGAACCAGACCGATGACCCCTAATTCTACCCAAATGATGATGACCCCACATAAGTACCGAAACTCGACACCCCCAACCATGATCACACGACCAAGAAATTCTTCGATGGCTTACACCCAAACAAGTGTACTGTATTCAACCACTAGTTCTGTCGCTATACCATCGCTGTATTTGCCCCTTGCTTTAGCACCTCTTCTGCTTCTACCAGTTATAAATGCTTGCTTTTAA
- the LOC108950987 gene encoding GLIPR1-like protein 1 — MYYFAVFGLVILLSAETYSNGVPAFRIQLNGDEKNMIVNAINQARRNVTSASNMHKLVWDESLANQSFAQAHYCPYMHLNTQGFGGAYVTRLDKNGTVARLSATLSATTAMVKFTYVFRNNTCLGALALCELYKQLVKGESTKVGCAVLECRPAVTRSALCLLTPNQNKTIRPYSFGPKCSMCSANYSGCENGLCVVQTPQIMMNSTSTPNSTQMMMTPHKYRHPTPPAMITRPRNSSMAYTQTSVPYLTTSSVAIPSLYLPLALAPLMLLSVINACF, encoded by the coding sequence ATGTATTATTTTGCTGTATTTGGTTTAGTAATTTTACTCTCCGCTGAGACGTATTCAAACGGTGTGCCTGCTTTTCGTATTCAACTAAACGGAGAcgaaaaaaacatgattgtaAATGCTATAAACCAAGCAAGGAGAAATGTTACCAGTGCAAGCAACATGCATAAGCTAGTTTGGGACGAATCGCTAGCGAACCAGTCATTTGCCCAGGCTCACTATTGTCCATATATGCACTTAAACACCCAAGGTTTCGGCGGGGCATATGTGACTAGACTCGATAAAAACGGGACTGTAGCTCGGTTAAGTGCTACTCTATCTGCTACTACAGCTATGGTAAAATTCACGTATGTGTTCCGAAATAATACGTGCTTGGGCGCACTCGCTCTTTGTGAGTTATACAAGCAATTGGTAAAAGGAGAGTCCACAAAAGTTGGGTGCGCTGTTTTAGAATGCCGTCCTGCAGTTACTCGAAGCGCCTTATGTCTCTTGACTCCGAACCAGAATAAAACAATTCGACCGTATAGTTTTGGTCCTAAATGCTCAATGTGTTCTGCCAACTATTCTGGCTGCGAAAATGGTCTCTGTGTTGTTCAAACACCCCAAATTATGATGAATTCTACAAGTACCCCTAATTCCACCCAAATGATGATGACCCCACATAAGTACCGACACCCGACACCCCCAGCCATGATCACACGACCAAGAAATTCTTCGATGGCTTACACCCAAACAAGTGTACCGTATTTAACCACTAGTTCTGTCGCTATACCATCGCTGTATTTGCCCCTTGCTTTAGCACCTCTTATGCTTCTATCAGTTATAAATGCTTGCTTTTAA